Sequence from the Rutidosis leptorrhynchoides isolate AG116_Rl617_1_P2 chromosome 3, CSIRO_AGI_Rlap_v1, whole genome shotgun sequence genome:
CACCCTCAAATTTAGGGAAATCCAGTTTAGTGACTCTGGACAACTGCAATTGGCCTCTGTGATGAACACCTTCACCATTCTTCATCCGTTGCATATCATCAGCTAGATATTGTTGTTGAGTTACTACTCCATCAATTCTTCCATTCAATCTATTCACTGCTTGATTCAACTCCAAAATTGAAGCTTTAATGGCTTCCAATCCGGTGTCTTCTGCACTTCCTACATTTGTATTTCTTGTCGCCATCACCATATCTTCAAACGAGCAATCAATAATCAATTTTCGCAGGAaatcgctctgataccactgtaATGATTAATCTAAGTATTGAAACTGAAATTAATCAATTCAACCTGACAACTTCAATTGATCGAAGCTATGAAATTGAATTACAATCAATATTACAATTGTTGAAATTGAGTTACAGAATCAAGAGAGAAAAATGTCAATTGACAACAAATCGAAAACTGACTCTAACATAGCTCCATGAGCTATTTAACTGAACCCTAACCTTAACAGAATTCCGTTATGATTCTGTTAATGATTGCACGTGTATTTCACGTGCACACGAGTCCAGGATATCATAAGCAAAACACGTGACTTCTAATTTGACTTAAATTGTTGACTTATAACAGATTTCAACAACTTGTGATGAATCTTCAAACAATGATGAATAttctgaatctacacgatgaatttaAAGATGTTTGCGGTACAATTTTGGATTAGAAACACTGATTGTTATGAGGAATTGAAACCCTAATAGTTGAAGTGAAAATAGCGGTCAGATGAATATTCAACTAATTTGTTCCTTTTTATTAGATGTTttactaaaaatacaaaattacgTATTTACCCCTCCGCGTTATTTATTAAGTTCCTGAGATCTATGGCTAGGATGAGCTTATCCCCTTATCTCAAAAAAATGTACTTATCCCTTGATctctcccatatatatatatatatatataccacgaaATGTGCTAAGCAtgactcgaacccccaacctcaAAGTTGTAAGAGTGACCTCGACACCGTCAAGCCATTAGCTAAATGGTGATTATTCATATATTAGGTATTGCAAGGGAGTATATAGATATAGAATTAGAGAGAAATTGTTAAAAAGATTTGTTTAAAAGAGTGAAGGAATAAGTTGGTATTAACAATTGAAACTTttgatatttatttattgaattatATTTTAGTTATTTATAAAATCAGACACTCTCTCAACGTCCCAAATTAAAATTGATTGGCCAATCATATGTCGCTGACAAGACCACAAAGCCGTTAGGATGCATGTTGAAACTATCCCAACGTCCCTCCACAATGCCGCATAACAGGTGTTGTGGAGGTCAAACTCGGACGCCCACGCCTTTTGGACGTGGTGAACAAGTAATGATCTTATGGAAACTAATGAAATATATGCCTATAATAAATTAGGGCCATCAAAACCGCCTATCATAAAACCCATCATCAAAACAAAACCCTCGAAGAAATCCCAAATTAAAACCGATTATTATCGGCGTCTACGGCGTAaccattatatatattatatatgtaataaaGAGATTGGATAGTTGAAATCGAAACTCATCGATACAGAGCCACATATACTCCGTATTAATTAGGGTGTCTCCTTCAAATCACTTGCTATTCAACCAAAACCTGCAACAGTCTACTATCTAAACAGAGAAGATGAGGATTATGATAAAGGGCGGTGTTTGGAAAAACACCGAAGATGAAATCCTAAAAGCCGCTGttatgaaatacgggaagaatcaATGGGCTCGTATTTCATCGCTACTTGTTCGTAAATCGGCCAAACAATGTAAAGCTCGGTGGTATGAGTGGCTGGATCCCTCAATCAAAAAAGTACGTACGTAATATcgtataataatcttattattgtgtatatatatatatatatatatatatatatatatatatatatatatatatatatatatatattgatgataACTGTTAATTTTTGTATGGTGATGTTAGGTATTACAGTGTTGATTACCGTAATTGAGTAACTTGTTATTTGAAATTAGGTTAAGGAACATGATACTGTATTACTTTATCATTCAAGTTCTCCATAGTAATGCAAACTAGATAGAACCATTTATAAATTTGTTGGCGTCAAATTGGTATTATTACTTTTACAAAAACTTTAAAATAATGAAATTTCAGATAaatttgacttgcttggactagctaGGTTATTGCTATAGTCAACAGTAAGTAATATGTTTTTTAGATGAGTTCTCGGCGATTTTTTTTTAATCTTGGCACTCACTGACAGTAGGCCGCACTATTTTGAAGCCTTCATCTcgatgttttcaaaatgggttgaaTGCTAAACTGATTTTAAACATATACTTAGAATCTGATTCGGAATAAATGTTAAGAACctcatacatgtatatatatatatatatatatatatatatatatatatatatatatatatatatatatatatatatatatatatatgccaatATGTACATCAGATGTgtgatgtgtgtatgtgtgtgtaaaatgaatttGTTTTGTTTcacttatttatttatctattattattgttggtgctgttgctattgctattgctataTAGCTTATATATCAAAATCTAAATCTCTTTATGTGACCAATTCTAATCATTTGTAAACCTTTACAGACTGAGTGGACCAGAGAAGAAGTTGAAAAGCTGCTTCATTTGGCTAAGCTTATGCCGACTCAATGGAGAACAATCGCTCCAATTGTAGGTCGCACACCATCCCAGTGTCTCGAGCGATATGAAAAACTGCTTGATGCAGCTTGTGCAAAGGATGAAAGTTATGAACCAAGTGATGATCCCAGAAAATTGCGTCCTGGGGAGATTGATCCAAACCCAGAATCAAAGCCAGCACGACCAGACCCGGTTGATATGGATGAGGATGAAAAGGAAATGCTTTCAGAAGCACGTGCCCGTTTAGCTAATACTAGGGGCAAGAAGGCCAAAAGAAAAGCTCGGGAAAAGCAGCTTGAAGAGGCTAGAAGGCTTGCTTCTTTGCAAAAGAGAAGAGAATTGAAGGCAGCTGGAATTGATGATAATAGACATCGGAAGAGGAAGCGAAAGGGGATTGATTACAATGCTGAAATCCCATTCGAAAAGAGGCCTCCTCCTGGTTTTTATGATGTGGCTGATGAAAATTCAATAGTTGTACAACCTAGTTTTCCGACCACCATTGAGGATCTTGAAGGTGAAAGAAGGGCTGATAAGGAGGCCCGTTTGAGAAAACAGGATATCGTGAGGAACAAGATTGCACAGAGACAGGATGCCCCATCGGCTATATTACAAGCAAACAAGATGAATGATCCTGAAACTGTCAGAAAAAGGCCAAAGATGAACCTCCCGACACCACAAATTCCCGATTACGAATTAGAACATATTGCAAAAATCAGTTTTCCTGCTTTAAATGAAGAAGTCTCAGAAGGAAGCAATGCCACACGTGCTCTCTTAGCTGATTATACCCAAACACCACGTCAAGGAATGACCCCACTACTGAGAACACCAGCTGGGAAACAAGATGCTATAATGATGGAGGCTGAAAATCAGGCCCGTTTAAGATTATCTCAGACTCCGTTACTTGGTGGTGAAAATCCCGATTTACATCCTTCAGATTTTTCAGGGGTCACCCCAAAGAAAAAGGAGATTCAAACCCCAACCCCTATGCTAACACCTTGGGCTATGTCAACTCCAGGAGCCATGGGTGGTCTGACACCCAGACTTGGCATGACACCGAGGGATGGCCACTCTTTTGGTGTCACTCCCAAAGGAACTCCCATGCGTGACGAGCTTCGCATTAATGAAGAGCTGGAAATGCATGAAAGTGCTAAACTCAAGCTTCGTAGGCAAGCAGATATGAGACAATATTTGCGTTCAGGTTTGACCGGTCTTCCACAACCAAAAAATGAGTATCACATATTTGTTCGACTATTTCTAGAAGATAATGAAGAACTGGAGGAGAAGATGGAAGAGGATATGTCTGACAGGATTGCTCGGGAAAAAGCCGAGGAAGAAGCTAAACTGCAAGTGTTACTAAAAGAAAGGTCGAATGTGTTGCAACGCGAACTCCATAGACCACCTGTTGGCTCCCTCGAACTGATAAGGAACTCTTTAGTAAGAGGTGATGAAGATAAGAGTTCTTTTGTTCCGCGTACGTTGGTTGAACAGGCAGATGAAATGATAAGGAAGGAGCTTTTGTCTTTACTGGAGCATGATTATGCCAAGTTTCCTCATCATGAAAAGCTAGAGAATGAGAAAAACAGAGGAAACAAGCGTCCGGTTGGGAAATCTGTTTCAGTTCCTGTAATAGAAGAATTTGATGACGAAGAACTAAAAGAGGTAATGAATTAGTACTTAATTTTGTTATATTTATACCTTTTTTTATAAGTTCTTTtgaatttaagagcccgtggtgttgacaaattttaaaagtaatTTTGAATGATGTTAGTGAAAAATACATAGTCATACATACGTAATATTAATTAGTACATAACTAACttagttatttaattaatttaattattaactaCTCCTTACtaactaaattaataattaataattagtagaataaaaaaaaatatgtagcTAAGATATCTATATGTACGGAGCAAAATCAATTATCCTACTAATTATATGTACGGAGCAATGTTTATTTATATGTACTTATAAAAAATATTTTAAAgctatttaaaatttaaaataaggaTAAGTGtgaaaatggagttttatcatattTTCTCACATTCCAATCATTCATGCGGCCATAAAATTCTTTCCATAATATCATGCAATATTTTATCTAATTATATCTTGATTTACGGAGtgaaattttttattttatatattaaattgtaatttatacataatatagatatatagatataatatatagatacaaacatccataaataactttcaatCACAATCAAGAAAaactttttcttttatatatatatatatatatatatatatatatatatatatatatatatatatatatgtgtgtgtgtgtgtgtgtgtgtgtgtgttatgttCCCTCCTTGATCATGGTTCAAAGTTCAAACACTATATTTTTTAAAAAGATTAGTATTTGCAAGATTTCTAGAACTTGCTCTTTGATTCCTCAAAAGAATGATGTGAGAACTTCATGAATATCTCAAAGAATTACGTAAATATCTGAATTGAATATTATAGTTCTTTAATTTTTACCATTGATTTAGTTAATCTTAACCATCTATCATTCTAGTAGATTAGTATAAATATGGTGCCCTCATTTGATGCAACACACTTTAAATTTTTTGTATTACTTTTGTTAGCTTCTCTCAATCAATATAGGTATTATCTAAAATCCTACTTGTTATATACTATCTCCGTTCCAAAATTAATAATTATTTCATTTgacttttgaaatttttttacaactttggccttattttttatatataatatatataaaatttgataaaatTTATAGTAATGAAATAGGTTTTAAATATGTTTTCATTGATATAATCTTTCATCACATATAACTATGGAAATAAGTAAAAATGTTTAAGGTCGAAGTTACCACAATTGTTACACTGTGATAATTATTTCAAACGGAGAGACTACTTCATAATATTTTTATGcatgttaacaacaaactaaatttAAGGGTTAACAATATACTTTCTCTATTCAAAATAAATGTTTCTTACTCAGAATTATAATAAAAAGTCACTAAAGTTTCAATTTTACCCATTTTATTCATGAAAGAAAGTCAGCTAAACTTTTCCTATTAATTTCATATATTTCTTactttgttttaaaagttaatCAATTATAAAGGCTTATTAAAA
This genomic interval carries:
- the LOC139900203 gene encoding cell division cycle 5-like protein; the encoded protein is MRIMIKGGVWKNTEDEILKAAVMKYGKNQWARISSLLVRKSAKQCKARWYEWLDPSIKKTEWTREEVEKLLHLAKLMPTQWRTIAPIVGRTPSQCLERYEKLLDAACAKDESYEPSDDPRKLRPGEIDPNPESKPARPDPVDMDEDEKEMLSEARARLANTRGKKAKRKAREKQLEEARRLASLQKRRELKAAGIDDNRHRKRKRKGIDYNAEIPFEKRPPPGFYDVADENSIVVQPSFPTTIEDLEGERRADKEARLRKQDIVRNKIAQRQDAPSAILQANKMNDPETVRKRPKMNLPTPQIPDYELEHIAKISFPALNEEVSEGSNATRALLADYTQTPRQGMTPLLRTPAGKQDAIMMEAENQARLRLSQTPLLGGENPDLHPSDFSGVTPKKKEIQTPTPMLTPWAMSTPGAMGGLTPRLGMTPRDGHSFGVTPKGTPMRDELRINEELEMHESAKLKLRRQADMRQYLRSGLTGLPQPKNEYHIFVRLFLEDNEELEEKMEEDMSDRIAREKAEEEAKLQVLLKERSNVLQRELHRPPVGSLELIRNSLVRGDEDKSSFVPRTLVEQADEMIRKELLSLLEHDYAKFPHHEKLENEKNRGNKRPVGKSVSVPVIEEFDDEELKEMRAANVWSQVEATFKQMDTAGIEYECFLALQRQEHLAASNQQERIHNLMENYRQEAERQEEIV